The genome window GTTTCCTTGGCAATGTTGCCCACATAAGTGCGGCCATCACGCGTGGTGACTACAACCATTTTATAATCGTCCTGAATTTCTCCACTCGGATCGAGAATGTTACCGAGCAAATAATCGAGGTTCGCACGGTTTGAACCTGTAAGTTCAGGGCCGATAATGCCGCCTTCGCCGTAAAGCTTATGACACGGCGCACAAGTTCTCTGGAAAATCATGCGTCCCTGGTTGCGACTGGCCTCGGAAACATTCTTGTCTGTAAGTAGCCCCTTATACTTTTTATAGGCCTTTTCATCAAAAGCCACATGGTCGATCGGCCCCCAGACTTCCACAAAACCGCTTCCTACCACCCTTCTGAGCTGCCGCGCAACGTAAGTGGGAATGTCTTTTTTAGGAATCACATTTTTAGAAATAGCCTGAGTGAGTAACCAGCCTGATTTTGGCCGGGATGCCAATGTCTGAATGACCTCGGCTTTTTCGGCAGCATTGAATTTGTGATATTGCTCAATCAGCAGTTTGCCCAATGGTTCGCTGTCGTACCCGGCCATAGCACGGATCGCATCAAGCTTCAAGTCCTTATTATTGAGTAAATTAGACAGCTCCGCGACTAATTCAGGTCTTTGCCGGGTTGCCAGTGCCTGTAATGCTTTGCGGCGCTGGTCTGCGGGTACATTCGCATTTTTAAGTGTTGTCAAAAAGCCTTTTGCCGCTTCCGTATCGCCGAAATGCTGGGATATTTCTACTGCCAGCGATGCAGCAGGGCCGCTCGATTGTTTTAAGCTGGCTAAAACAGCTTTCCAGTTTGCAGGAGTCTTAATGTCCGTGCGGCCTTCCAGTCCGTCACGCATTCCTTCCATCATAACAACATGGTTCGCAGGCATTTTGCCAATCGCCGTCACCACCGTTTCCACAGCATCCGCATCCACCGCCCGACGCGCAATGTATTGCGTCACCATGGGAATTTTGCTTTTTCCGGCCATTTCCAGCGCTTTCGCAGGATTGTTTTTAACCAAAGGCTCAATGCCATACCAGATCATTTTCGGAAGATTATGATCTTCGACGTCAGCTAAATGGGCGATCAGATTTTCTGCAATTCCCCACCGCTGCGCGGGATCCATGCGTTGCAATGCGGACGCAAGATAAAGTCTCACAACAGGAGACGGATCTTCTTTTGAAAGCTTTACAAATCTGGCAACCGCTTCATGCGATGGCTTGCTGTTTTCCGTTAAAAATTGAATGGCCCACGCACGAACATAGTTGTCTTTATCGTCCAATGCCTTCATCAATTGATCAGCATTCAGCGCATTTGTTACCTGCAAAGCCCACATGGCGCGCAGTCTGTAATCTGCATTATTATCTTTTGCATAAATGTTTGCCATTTTTTCAAGCGCATCCTTGGACAGCTTGCCTTTCACAGCCCTGTTTTGCAAAATGATCCTGGCGCGGCGTGCGTGCCATTCGCTTTTGCTGGTTTGCAAATCGGCCAGTTGCATATCAGACATTTTGCCAAGATCATCATAGCGACCTTTCCAGTTTTCCGCGTTGGAAACTTTTGGCATAATCCTGAAAATCCGGCCTGTTTCCGAGTTCAAAACATCCGATCCGCAGATGTCGGCATCGTGCCAGTCGAGGACATACATGCCACCTTCCGGCCCTATTTCCATGCTGAAACCAACCCATTGCGCATTGTTGGCCATCATAAAATCATCGCCGTGCTTTCCGCTGAAACCCGAGCCCTTTGGCGTTAGAATGTCGGATAAGATGCCGTGCTCATGAATGTTGGCCATGAAAATTTTGCCGCGTTCGGATTCCGGGAAAGCATCGGACAAGTAAACCCGTGCGCCGCCATGCGCAGAGCGGTGCGTGTGATCGGCTATGGTTTTGATATCATTATAAACATAAGGGTTGAAATGCTGGCCGCCCTGCCGGTGGTAAATGCCGCCCGGGATCACGTGCCATAAATGCGGGATCACGCAAGCCGTCATCAGCAACTGGCCTTTTGCATCATAATCTATTCCCCACGGATTGCTGAAACCATGCGCTACAACCTCAAAAATGGCTTTCGTAGGATGGTAACGCCACACACCGCCATTGATATCGACGCCATCTTCGACCTCAAAATTCTCCGGAAACGGGTCCTTATGCTTGTAAAGCTTGCCTTTATCCTTAGGCTTGCCCACTTTGGAAGGCGTGGCAAAACCCTGCAAACCATATAGCCAGCCATCGGGCCCCCAGTGAAAACTGTTCAATGTTTCGTGCCGGTCGCGGATGCCCCAGCCTGTCAGACGCACTTCAATGTTGTCCATATCGGCTTTGTCATCACCATTTTTATCCGGGACAAAAAGCAGGTTCGGCGGAGCGCCTACAAAAACGCCGTCAAAACCTACTGCAATGGCGGACGGGAAGGCAATGCCTTCCATGAAAACCTTCCGGCTGTCGGCAACGCCATCGCCGTTTGTATCTTCCAGTATCAAAATCCGGCTGTCGCCTGCATTTGAAAAACCTTTTCCCCTCGACTCATAATCCTTGTTTTCCGCAATCCACATTCGTCCCTTATCATCCCAGCAAAATGCCATCGGCTGCGTCATCATGGGTTCCGAAGCATAAGCATTCACCAGAAAACCATCCTTGATCGTCATAGCAGCAACTGCCTCCTGCGCACTCAGAAATTTGGCCTCCCTACCCTCTTTTTGTGCAATCGCCCACAACGCAGCGGTGTTATAAGTGCCATTGTTGCCGATGAATTCGCCAAATGTTTTATTTAATTCAACATCATTCAGCTCGCCGGTGTAAATGACGAGTTCATGCTTAATCGTCTCCGTTTCTCCTTTTTTAATGTGCCAATCGGCTTTTCTTGCTCTCGCCGGACCAGCGCCCAGTTGCTGGTCTACGCGCCAGGTCTGGGGATAACCTTTATTTTCGGGATGATCCAGAATCGCAATGTGAGCGAGGTTATCGCGGCCCGTCACCTGCATGCCGATATCCACCCACATGGCGGCCTGGCCTTCTGCTTTTTCATTTTTTTGACGCGCAGCATTGATCACCTCGCCCTTAATGCCTTCCTTCCAGGGCATTCTCACGAACAAGCCGCCGTAATCATATTTTCCAATGGTCACATCCGTTTGTGCCTCACCATTCCATTCGAGATCGAGCAGATATTTGCCATCTTTGAAACGCATGGACCAGTTCTGAGTTTCAGTCAAAACGGCCTTCCCCGTTGAATCAAGCAGATTATAGACTGTTTGCCATTTAACTTCGGTTCCTTTTGCTTCAACCACTTTTGCCGAAACCCTTTTCCAGTAATCGCCGTCGGGATGGTGAAAATAATCGCGCCCGTTCACGCGCGTGTAACCCCAGTAAATGCCGGTTTGGTGCTTGTGATGACCCGGGCTATATTCGGTAAGCACGCCTTTTCCGTCCGGCGCAACAATCGGGTGCAGGTAAGGGCGGAAATTTGCTTTCGCATTCTGGACTAAAATCGGCTTTTTATCTGTTCCATTAAATATACTGATGGTCTCTTCCGCTTCGTTTTGAACGGCAGAAAGGGAATTTTCCACAACCACATTTTTTTTGATTTCCTTGGCGGGATTTTTTAAATTATATCCGAAATTGAGCAACAGGAAAATGAGGAAAAGCGGGGCTGACCTTATGATTTGCATAGGTGTTACAATCAGGTAATAGTTGGTGAAAGGGCTTGGAATGACAGGAATAAGCACAAAATCTTCTGGAAATACTCTTAAACCTTTCGGGAAGACTACATTTAAAAACTTAGGTTTCGATCTGTCATGGCGTTGATCAAAATGATATGGCTGCTTATACTGATTACCATGATGGACTTTCATGGGATCATTTACCGTGGCGTGAAGCAGAAAAAAGATGCAAGTTACCAGGGCCGGATCACCAACATTAACCCCTTGATTTTGAACAAGGGAAAGCTGGCTGGAAGCTGGCGGTTCGCTAAATTCAGAGGCAGTTCGGCCGTCCCGAATAAGGATCGCAGCCTGCTGAAAGTCACAGGCAGCATGGATCAGGTTTTAATGTCCTTTTTCCCCGACAGCACTTTCACCCGCGTTTACCAAGATGGCAAATACGATTTCGGCCAATATTCCTATGACGAAAATGATCAGTCGCTTTTATTGACGGCCAATCGTAAAACAGAGGAATTGAAAGTCATTATACAAACGTCACCCTCCGGAAAGCAGCGACTTCTGGTAGAATTTATGCCGGGAAACAGTCTGCCGCTGGCCCAGTATGGCGAGCCGATAGATAAATATATGGAGGACCCTTTTTCGGTTCAGAACAATGCCTGGCGCATTAAACCGGACGCGCCTGAAACGAAGGATGAAATTTATAACCGGCTGATCAATTACATCGGCCACAATGCATCCATATTAAGGGCTGCTTACACCCGGGAGCAGGATTACATTTCTTGGGAATTCTCAAAAGGCATCATTAAGGTCTATAATGTAGGCATCGGCATTGTGCCCAAAAACGAAGTGCCTGAGGCGTGGATCGATAGTTTTCATTCGCGCGAGGATGCGATGGAATGCTATGCGTTATTTGAAAATTACCTCCGCAATGCAAAGCATACCAAGCATAATTCGGGCAACTGGGTCAAAGACGATTACCAGATCCTGGCCGACATCCGTGAAGGCTTGCTCAGATGGCAAAAAACCGGCGTCCGTGAATAGTTTAGGGCACAAAAAAAGAGGGAGAAATAATCCCCCTCTTTAACTTTCATTCTCCATAAAGCCTTCTCAAATTAAGGCTGATTTCAATTACTTCGTAGCGCTTTTCAATTGTAGGCCTACGATAGCTGCTTTTTGTGATGCACTGTGATTGTTGGTGTCAATCGAATTTTTTGCTTTCTGTGGTGCCGGACTTTCCAAAACGGGAAGTGAAGCTGGAAGTGCTTTGCTTAGTCCGGAAACTTTTACTTTTTCTTCAACTGTATATGCAGTGGTATTAGCGTTAGCGTAAGTTACGAAAGTCAAGGCCATCAAGGCTGCTGCGAAAATATTTTTTGTATTTTTCATTGTTAATAGTGTTTACGTTTTTGTTCTGTTTTTGTCTCTAATTCTTGTACAAATATACTACAATTATCTGAATACAAACGTTCAAGCAAACAATGTGCTTTATGACATTCGGTGTTAATGATCATAAATTGGAGTGTAAGATCAGCTTATATTGATTCAGAAAATATCATTATTTAAAGATTGCAAATTGAATAGTAACCTAAAATCTATTTTTTTGACTTTACTTAATTCTGTTTGGCTATGCCAATGATCAATCTTAGAACAATCCAATTAAAAAGGATAGGATACAATTTGGCAAAGTGATCTTAAATCAGAATAAAATTCGGAGTGTACTTTATCAATAGCCATTTTTGCCAATTTTTCGACCCAAAAAACTCGTGTTGCCAAAAAATATTTTGAAAATAATTTTAAATATTTTTCCCTGATTGATTATTCGGTCAGTTTTTCGGGTGTTTTTATAAACTTTGCGGCTCAATCGAGTAAGTTTGCAGCTATGAAATTGTGTATTGCTGAAAAGCCAAGTGTTGCCAAAGACATTGCGGGAATCATCGGGGCCAATCAGCGCAGGGACGGTTATTATGAGGGGAATGGTTACCAGGTCACCTGGACATTCGGTCACTTCTGCACATTAAAAGAACCGCACGACTATACAGAACGCTGGAAATCATGGCGGTTGGAAGACCTTCCCATGATCCCGTCCAGTTTCGGCATCAAGCTGATTGATAATGCGGGGGCGATGAAGCAATTTGCGGTGATTGAAAGTCTAGTCAGCAAATGTGAGGAAGTGATCAACTGCGGGGATGCAGGCCAGGAAGGTGAGCTGATCCAGCGCTGGGTATTGCTGAAAGCCAAATGCACCGTTCCCGTGAAACGCCTCTGGATCTCTTCGCTTACCGAACAAGCGATTCGCGAAGGTTTTGAAAAACTCAAAGACAGCGCACTTTATAACAACTTATATGCAGCAGGCAGCGCACGTGCCATCGGCGACTGGCTGCTGGGCATGAACGCGACACGCCTTTTTACCAAAAAATTTGGTCAGGGAAAGGTCGTCCTGAGCATTGGCCGTGTGCAAACGCCTACGCTCGCATTGATCGTTCAGCGTCAGAAGGAGATCAATGCATTTGTTTCGGAAGAATATTGGGAATTAAAAACCATTTACCGCGAAACGGAATTTACGGCCACCATTGACCGTATCAGGAGTGAAGAAAAGGCAAACAAAGGCCTCGCCTATTTGCTGATGCATGATTTTGAAATAACATCATTTGAAAAAAAGGAAGGAAAAGAAGGAAATCCAAGGCTCTTCGACCTGACTTCACTCCAAGTGGAAGCCAACAAAAAGTTTGGCTATTCCGCCGAGGATACATTAAAGCACATTCAAAATCTCTACGAAAAGAAGTTCGTGACTTACCCGCGGGTGGACACAACCTATCTTTCCGAAGATCTGCATCCCAGAGTAGAGGGCATATTGAGGCAGCTCACTTACTATGCGCAACTGACCGCGCCGCTTTTGGAGAAACCAATCCCAAAATCGAAAACGGTTTTTGATGATAAGAAAGTAACGGATCACCACGCCATCATTCCTACCGGCGTTTTGCCCGGTAACATCAGCCCGGAAGAAAAGCGCATTTACGACCTGATCGCCCGCCGGTTTATCGCTGTTTTTTATCCGGAATGTAAGGTTTCAAACACAACGGTGCTGGGAATGGTGGGACAAGTTGAATTCAAAGCAACAGGGAAGCAGATTCTGGAACCGGGCTGGCGCGCTGTTTACGCCAATGATGCCAGCGCGAAAAAAGAGGCAGCGGAAGAGGAAAAGCTGATGCCCAACTTCGAAGTGGGCGAAAGAGGCCCGCACGAGCCGCGCGTGCATCAGGGAAAAACCACGCCGCCCAAAGCTTACACGGAAGCCACATTGCTGAGAGCTATGGAAACGGCCGGAAAGCAGGTGGAGGATGAGGAAATGCGCGAGCTTATGAAAGACAACGGCATCGGAAGGCCGTCCACCCGTGCCAACATTATCGAAACGCTTTTTAAAAGACGTTATATTGAGAAGAAAAAAAAGAATATTCTGGCCACACAGACGGGCATCGACCTCATTGACACCATTCAGAATGAACTCCTGAAAAGTGCCGAGCTTACGGGAAACTGGGAACGGAAATTGCGGCTGATTGAAAAGGGCGACTATTCGATGGAAACATTCAAACAGGAGCTGATCCAGATGGTTGTGGAGCTGACCAACGAAGTGAAGAACAACCGCGGACGTGCGATCAGCATTGCCGAAGAATTGCCCGTTGTGGTCGAAAAGGAGGAAAAAGAAAAGAAACCGGCCAAGCCCCGCGAGCCGAAAGAGCCTAAGGAAGAAATCAAAATTGAAGCGCTTACCTGTCCGAAATGCAAAGAGCAATTGCTCAAAAAAGGAAAAACCGCTTACGGCTGTTCCAATTTCAGCGTATGCGGTTTTAAAATTCCGTTTGAGTTTTTAGGTAAAAAACTTACGGACAAACATGTATATGACCTGCTAAGCAAAGGCAAAACCGCCAAAATTAAAGGACTGCAAATCCCCGGCAACCCTGAAACCACCGACGCCAGGCTGGTCATGAATGGTGATTTCAATTTTGAAGTGGCTAGGTGATGCAGCTTTGAAGTGGCTAGATATGCAGCCTTCTTCCCCTTACATCGGCGTATTCGGCGTTTCGACAGTCGGCAACTGGAATGAAATCCCTGAAATCTGGCATAATGCGAGGAATTCCGAAAGACTGGGCAGCTGCTCACCATTGAAGATCCTTCCTACAATTTCCTGGCTCAGCCCCGCTTCTTCCAAAGCATTACCATTATTAATTCCCTTTGCTTCAATTAGTTGCCTCATCTCAGCGACCAGTGCTTTTGCCTGATCTTCGTAAATTGTGGTTTCCATTTTTTCTGAACATTGATTTAAATGATTTGGAACAAAACTGTGCCAAATTATGCCCAGGCGTGACATTTTTGATTTCTCAATTAATTAAGCATTAACATGCGCATCATGGCGAATCAAATCATCAAACTGCGGGTTAATGTTTAATAATCATTAACAAATCACAAACTATGAGCACATCCATTGCAGAGACATTCCGCGTTGGCGGGGAAATTGAGATAAAAAGGCTGGGTTATGGCGGCATGCAGCTCACAGGAAAGGGCGTCTGGGGCGAAGTTGCTGATCGGGAAAATGGCAAAAAGGTGTTAAAAGCCGCCGTTGAAGCAGGAGTAAACTTCATCGATACAGCCGATTCTTACGGCCCGCATACCAACGAAGTCCTGATCGCAGACGCACTGCACCCCTATCCGCTTGACCTGCTGATCGCGACAAAAGGTGGCTTCGACCGCACCGGCCCGAACCAATGGGTTACCAACGGAGATCCGAAACACATCCGTGAGGCAATTGATGGCAGCTTAAAACGCTTGAAAGTCGAGAAAATCGATCTTTGGCAATTGCACCGTTTCGATCCGAAATTCCCTGTTGAAGAGACGCTGGCACCTGTTGTAGAAGCCGTTCAGGCTGGTAAGATTCGTTACGTAGGACTTTCAGAAGTGAATGTTGAACAGATTCAGCGCGCTGAAAAAGTGATCGAAATCGTTTCTGTTCAAAACCTGTACAACCTGGGTGACCGCAAATGGGAAGAAGTCGTTGATTACACCGAGCAGCAGGGCATGGCTTTCATCCCCTGGTATCCGCTCGCATCCGGCCCGAACAAGCTACAATCCAAAATCGCACAGATCGCTGAGAAGCACGGCGCTACAACATCGCAGATCGCATTAGCCTGGCTATTGAAACGAGCTCCACACATTCTCCTCATCCCCGGCACCAGCTCGCTGGAACATTTAAAAGAAAACATGGGCGCAGCGAACATTACATTGTCCGATGAGGACTTTGAAGCGCTGTCGAAGTAGAAAGGCGCAATTGACGAACGGAAAGTTGTTACATGCCTCCGGCATTTATTCAATGTGCCCCGTCTGTTGTTTTCTACCGATATGGCATGCCTCCGGCATTTTCATTTTCAGAAATCCCGGAGGGAGGCAATATTGGTAGAGATTGACGTACGGAGAGTTGTTACATGCCTCCGGCATTTATTCAATGTGCCCGGTTTGCTGTTTTCTACCGATGTGGCATGCCTCCGGCATTTTCATTTTCAGAAATCCCGGAGGGATGTAATATCGGTAGAGATTGACGGGCGGAGAGTTGTTACATGCCTCCGGCATTTATTCAATGTGCCCGATTTGTTGTTTTCTACCGATATGGCATGCCTCCGGCATTTTGCTATTTCAGAAATGCCAGAGGCATGCAATATTGGTAGCAAAGTTATTTTGCATGCAATCAAATCCCGGAGAGATGCAATATTGGTAGCAAAGTTATCTTGCATGTAATTAAATCCCGGAGGGATGCAACGATGTACCTGACGATTTTTACCTATGATCAACTCAAAGCCGCCACATTCTGCGCGTTCTTTTGCGCTTTCAATGCAAGCTCTGTGGCTAGAAAACAATGTTCCTGCGACATGGCGGTTTCTGTTCTGTTGAGGACGTCGTCTACGAGTTGGCGGCCGTAGGGAAGTTCTACTTTGCTGCAATCGATGTATTGTGTTTCCTTGTTATTGACCACAAAAAGGTGGTTTCCACCTTCGCGGCCGGCAATGTCGATGTTTTTGCGGATTTCGATGTAACCTTCCGTTCCTAGCACGGTTAAGCGGCCATCGCCCCAGGATTTGAGACCGTCTGGCGTAAACCAGTCGACACGGATATAGCCGGTGCCCCCGTTGCCGCGCAGCATTGCGTCACCAAAATCCTCAAACTTCGGATATTGGGGATGGTTGACATTACCAACCTGAGAGGCGACAACTTCCGCTTTTGTGGATCCTGTGAAGAAAAGGAACTGGTCAAACTGGTGCGATGCAATGTCACAAATGATGCCACCGAAGCGTTTTTTGTCAAAAAACCACTCCGGACGGGATTTGGGCGTCATGCGGTGTGGCCCGAGGCCGATTGTCTGCACCACTTTTCCGATCACGCCTTCTTTGATCAATTCTCCGGCCTTAATGGTCGCGCGGTTTTCCAGGCGCTCGCTGTACATAATGGAATAAATGCGTTTGGTATCCTTTTGCACTTTGCGCACCTGCGCGAGCTGTTCCAATGTGGTTATGCCCGGCTTATCAACCATATAATCCTTTCCGCTTTTCATCACACGAATGCCCAGCGGTGCGCGTTCGTCGGGAATGCCGGAACTTAGGATGAGCTGAATGGATTTGTCATCCAGGATTTCCGCTTCGCTTTTTGCTTGCTTGGCTTGCGGGTAACGCTTGGCGAATGCCGCTGCTAAGTCCTCTTCTTTGGCATAAAACGAAACCAGCTCACCGCCGCCCCGCGTAACCGCCTCCACCTGACCGTAAATGTGACCGTGGTTCATTCCAATCACAGAAAACTTAATTCTGGGCGGCATATCAGGCGTTAAGGGCTCTCTCACGGGACGCGCCAAAGCGGATGCGGAAGCGTTTTCGGCCCGGCCGGGTGCGGCCCAGCCGGGTGCGGCCAGGCCGGGTAACAACATAATTCCAGCGGCTGTGCTTACTGAATTCCGGATGAACTGGCGGCGGTTATCGTCTGATTCTTTCATGTCAAGGTTGGAAAATTGTGATTATATACAAAGCACATTTTATGCATATATAATGTACCGCAACCATGGACATCATTATGCCTCTTTTTCCCTGACAAGCGCCGGGCCCGCCAACGCATTTATTTATTCCCCACGGAGACCCCGAACGTGATCCGCGAATCATTGCGTTTGCGGGTGGCTTCTACGACACTTTCATATGAGTTTTCGAAGCTGGTCCGCAATGTTACCCATTTGTTCAGAGGCAGTTCGAAGGAAATGATCGTGTTCCAGCGGAGGTT of Dyadobacter chenhuakuii contains these proteins:
- a CDS encoding aldo/keto reductase encodes the protein MSTSIAETFRVGGEIEIKRLGYGGMQLTGKGVWGEVADRENGKKVLKAAVEAGVNFIDTADSYGPHTNEVLIADALHPYPLDLLIATKGGFDRTGPNQWVTNGDPKHIREAIDGSLKRLKVEKIDLWQLHRFDPKFPVEETLAPVVEAVQAGKIRYVGLSEVNVEQIQRAEKVIEIVSVQNLYNLGDRKWEEVVDYTEQQGMAFIPWYPLASGPNKLQSKIAQIAEKHGATTSQIALAWLLKRAPHILLIPGTSSLEHLKENMGAANITLSDEDFEALSK
- a CDS encoding helix-turn-helix transcriptional regulator encodes the protein METTIYEDQAKALVAEMRQLIEAKGINNGNALEEAGLSQEIVGRIFNGEQLPSLSEFLALCQISGISFQLPTVETPNTPM
- a CDS encoding PVC-type heme-binding CxxCH protein yields the protein MQIIRSAPLFLIFLLLNFGYNLKNPAKEIKKNVVVENSLSAVQNEAEETISIFNGTDKKPILVQNAKANFRPYLHPIVAPDGKGVLTEYSPGHHKHQTGIYWGYTRVNGRDYFHHPDGDYWKRVSAKVVEAKGTEVKWQTVYNLLDSTGKAVLTETQNWSMRFKDGKYLLDLEWNGEAQTDVTIGKYDYGGLFVRMPWKEGIKGEVINAARQKNEKAEGQAAMWVDIGMQVTGRDNLAHIAILDHPENKGYPQTWRVDQQLGAGPARARKADWHIKKGETETIKHELVIYTGELNDVELNKTFGEFIGNNGTYNTAALWAIAQKEGREAKFLSAQEAVAAMTIKDGFLVNAYASEPMMTQPMAFCWDDKGRMWIAENKDYESRGKGFSNAGDSRILILEDTNGDGVADSRKVFMEGIAFPSAIAVGFDGVFVGAPPNLLFVPDKNGDDKADMDNIEVRLTGWGIRDRHETLNSFHWGPDGWLYGLQGFATPSKVGKPKDKGKLYKHKDPFPENFEVEDGVDINGGVWRYHPTKAIFEVVAHGFSNPWGIDYDAKGQLLMTACVIPHLWHVIPGGIYHRQGGQHFNPYVYNDIKTIADHTHRSAHGGARVYLSDAFPESERGKIFMANIHEHGILSDILTPKGSGFSGKHGDDFMMANNAQWVGFSMEIGPEGGMYVLDWHDADICGSDVLNSETGRIFRIMPKVSNAENWKGRYDDLGKMSDMQLADLQTSKSEWHARRARIILQNRAVKGKLSKDALEKMANIYAKDNNADYRLRAMWALQVTNALNADQLMKALDDKDNYVRAWAIQFLTENSKPSHEAVARFVKLSKEDPSPVVRLYLASALQRMDPAQRWGIAENLIAHLADVEDHNLPKMIWYGIEPLVKNNPAKALEMAGKSKIPMVTQYIARRAVDADAVETVVTAIGKMPANHVVMMEGMRDGLEGRTDIKTPANWKAVLASLKQSSGPAASLAVEISQHFGDTEAAKGFLTTLKNANVPADQRRKALQALATRQRPELVAELSNLLNNKDLKLDAIRAMAGYDSEPLGKLLIEQYHKFNAAEKAEVIQTLASRPKSGWLLTQAISKNVIPKKDIPTYVARQLRRVVGSGFVEVWGPIDHVAFDEKAYKKYKGLLTDKNVSEASRNQGRMIFQRTCAPCHKLYGEGGIIGPELTGSNRANLDYLLGNILDPSGEIQDDYKMVVVTTRDGRTYVGNIAKETERQLTLRIVGQDAVAINKSDIQTREVTPVSMMPSGLLEALSDKEVTELVAYLRTTAQVELPK
- a CDS encoding Gfo/Idh/MocA family protein; translation: MKESDDNRRQFIRNSVSTAAGIMLLPGLAAPGWAAPGRAENASASALARPVREPLTPDMPPRIKFSVIGMNHGHIYGQVEAVTRGGGELVSFYAKEEDLAAAFAKRYPQAKQAKSEAEILDDKSIQLILSSGIPDERAPLGIRVMKSGKDYMVDKPGITTLEQLAQVRKVQKDTKRIYSIMYSERLENRATIKAGELIKEGVIGKVVQTIGLGPHRMTPKSRPEWFFDKKRFGGIICDIASHQFDQFLFFTGSTKAEVVASQVGNVNHPQYPKFEDFGDAMLRGNGGTGYIRVDWFTPDGLKSWGDGRLTVLGTEGYIEIRKNIDIAGREGGNHLFVVNNKETQYIDCSKVELPYGRQLVDDVLNRTETAMSQEHCFLATELALKAQKNAQNVAALS
- a CDS encoding type IA DNA topoisomerase, yielding MKLCIAEKPSVAKDIAGIIGANQRRDGYYEGNGYQVTWTFGHFCTLKEPHDYTERWKSWRLEDLPMIPSSFGIKLIDNAGAMKQFAVIESLVSKCEEVINCGDAGQEGELIQRWVLLKAKCTVPVKRLWISSLTEQAIREGFEKLKDSALYNNLYAAGSARAIGDWLLGMNATRLFTKKFGQGKVVLSIGRVQTPTLALIVQRQKEINAFVSEEYWELKTIYRETEFTATIDRIRSEEKANKGLAYLLMHDFEITSFEKKEGKEGNPRLFDLTSLQVEANKKFGYSAEDTLKHIQNLYEKKFVTYPRVDTTYLSEDLHPRVEGILRQLTYYAQLTAPLLEKPIPKSKTVFDDKKVTDHHAIIPTGVLPGNISPEEKRIYDLIARRFIAVFYPECKVSNTTVLGMVGQVEFKATGKQILEPGWRAVYANDASAKKEAAEEEKLMPNFEVGERGPHEPRVHQGKTTPPKAYTEATLLRAMETAGKQVEDEEMRELMKDNGIGRPSTRANIIETLFKRRYIEKKKKNILATQTGIDLIDTIQNELLKSAELTGNWERKLRLIEKGDYSMETFKQELIQMVVELTNEVKNNRGRAISIAEELPVVVEKEEKEKKPAKPREPKEPKEEIKIEALTCPKCKEQLLKKGKTAYGCSNFSVCGFKIPFEFLGKKLTDKHVYDLLSKGKTAKIKGLQIPGNPETTDARLVMNGDFNFEVAR